The following are encoded in a window of Nibricoccus aquaticus genomic DNA:
- a CDS encoding 3-hydroxyacyl-ACP dehydratase FabZ family protein, giving the protein MSFPAVTSLIPHRPPFLFVDEIVSETADSLTAKRTLRAEEDFYKGHYPNAPITPGVLLCEAVFQTGALYMARQAQAAGAKPGEGVPLMAKISDVRFRNPVYPGDQIVIEVKKKDMAAGFTMMAGAIKKADGTRVLSVDFTVAWKTPEGGAAAAATQQQQQQQ; this is encoded by the coding sequence ATGAGCTTCCCCGCTGTCACTTCCCTCATTCCGCATCGTCCGCCGTTTCTGTTTGTGGACGAAATCGTTTCCGAAACGGCCGACAGCCTGACGGCGAAACGCACTTTGCGCGCGGAGGAAGATTTCTACAAAGGCCATTATCCGAACGCGCCGATCACGCCGGGCGTGTTGTTGTGCGAAGCGGTTTTTCAGACGGGTGCGCTGTACATGGCGCGTCAGGCGCAAGCGGCGGGCGCGAAGCCGGGCGAAGGAGTGCCGTTGATGGCGAAGATCAGCGATGTGCGTTTCCGCAATCCGGTTTATCCGGGCGATCAGATCGTGATCGAGGTGAAGAAAAAAGACATGGCTGCGGGATTCACGATGATGGCGGGCGCGATCAAGAAGGCGGACGGCACGCGGGTGCTGAGCGTCGATTTCACGGTGGCGTGGAAGACACCTGAAGGCGGTGCCGCGGCTGCGGCCACGCAGCAGCAACAGCAGCAGCAGTAA
- a CDS encoding enoyl-ACP reductase FabI: protein MADFLQVTGKTFVVFGVANRKSVAWHIAKTLEEQGATVIYSVRSEARRKSLETLLAGKPVFICDVEHEGAAERLAGEIAAAGHGALSGLVHSIAFANYAEGFKAFYETKRADFLQATAISAFSLVELAKAFKPHLAKDASVVTIGISSLLVTPDNYGYMGPIKAALESATRFLAKSFSAHSEVRFNVVGAGPLKTSASAGIPGYIESYLYAEKMTFRKRNLSTQEVADSAVFLLSPRSSGMNGTTLTVDAGLGSNYFDQEIIRLAMKPV, encoded by the coding sequence ATGGCTGATTTTCTCCAAGTTACCGGAAAGACGTTTGTCGTTTTTGGCGTGGCCAATCGGAAGAGCGTGGCGTGGCACATCGCGAAGACGCTCGAAGAGCAGGGTGCGACGGTGATTTACAGCGTGCGCTCGGAAGCGCGGAGGAAATCGCTGGAGACGTTGCTCGCGGGGAAGCCGGTTTTTATCTGCGACGTGGAGCACGAAGGCGCGGCGGAGCGACTGGCGGGCGAGATCGCGGCGGCGGGGCATGGGGCGTTGAGCGGGCTGGTTCACTCGATCGCGTTCGCGAATTACGCGGAGGGATTCAAGGCGTTCTATGAAACGAAGCGCGCGGACTTTTTGCAGGCGACAGCGATCTCGGCATTCTCCCTCGTCGAGCTGGCGAAGGCGTTCAAGCCGCATCTGGCGAAGGATGCGTCGGTCGTGACGATCGGTATTTCGTCACTGCTGGTGACGCCGGATAACTACGGTTACATGGGGCCGATCAAGGCGGCGCTGGAATCAGCGACGCGTTTTCTGGCGAAGTCGTTCAGCGCGCACAGCGAGGTGCGTTTCAACGTGGTCGGCGCGGGGCCGCTCAAGACGAGCGCTTCGGCTGGAATTCCCGGATACATCGAGAGCTATCTGTACGCAGAGAAGATGACGTTTCGTAAGCGCAACCTGAGCACGCAGGAGGTCGCGGACTCGGCTGTATTTCTATTGAGCCCGCGCAGCAGTGGCATGAATGGGACGACGCTTACGGTGGATGCGGGACTCGGCTCGAATTACTTCGATCAGGAGATTATCCGGCTGGCCATGAAGCCGGTTTAA
- the cysC gene encoding adenylyl-sulfate kinase, with amino-acid sequence MTAADNIHPIFDRVLRRSEKEARLKQRARVIWLYGLSGSGKSTLAVALERRLFAEGFTTHLLDGDNVRSGLNRGLGFSDADRVENIRRVAEVAKLFAHAGVVPICSFITPLKALRESAREIIGAEDFFDVYVKASFETCARRDPKGLYAKAGAGGVKQFTGKDSAFEEPAAGEVSLVIDTEAESPEASLDHLHAAVRPNISLT; translated from the coding sequence ATGACCGCCGCCGATAACATTCATCCGATCTTCGACCGTGTTTTGAGGCGCTCCGAGAAGGAGGCGCGGCTGAAACAACGGGCCCGGGTGATCTGGCTTTATGGGTTGTCGGGATCGGGCAAAAGCACGCTCGCGGTGGCGCTGGAGCGGAGGCTTTTTGCAGAGGGGTTCACAACGCATTTGTTGGATGGCGACAATGTGCGCAGCGGGTTAAATCGCGGGCTGGGTTTTAGCGATGCTGACCGCGTGGAAAATATCCGCCGTGTGGCTGAAGTGGCGAAGCTGTTCGCGCACGCGGGCGTGGTCCCGATCTGCTCGTTTATCACGCCGTTGAAAGCGTTGCGGGAGTCGGCGCGCGAGATCATAGGTGCGGAGGATTTTTTCGACGTTTACGTGAAGGCGTCGTTTGAAACGTGCGCTCGTCGCGACCCGAAGGGGCTCTATGCGAAAGCGGGCGCGGGTGGCGTGAAGCAGTTCACCGGTAAAGATTCCGCGTTCGAAGAGCCGGCGGCGGGCGAAGTTTCTCTGGTGATCGACACCGAGGCGGAGTCGCCCGAGGCGTCGCTGGATCATCTGCACGCGGCGGTGCGTCCTAACATTTCCCTTACATGA
- a CDS encoding phytoene desaturase family protein translates to MNTATHYDVAIIGAGMSGLAAGIRLAHFGKRVCIFERHNAVGGLNGFYSIAGRKFDVGLHALTNFVKPGVKGTPLGKLLRQLRIERDEFALCEQKRSRVAFGPRGETSLTFTNDFSVFESEVARAFPKQIDGFRTLVEAVRAYDDVALDAKAVSAREVVRSYVSDALLEDMLFCPLMYYGSANERDMEFGQFVIMFKALFLEGFARPLDGVRVILRVLVDKYREAGGERRMKCGVRQILSDASGRATGLVLDDGSEISATHVISSAGGPETASLIDSNTRFQIDPPLSAGAAATVPHQPAGRLSYTETISVLNCQPATLGWGDDTIVFFNDSERFSYERPEAQVDVRSGVICFPNNFAYPDGQMLSEGFFRCTCLANYDRWAHLPEEAYRADKARWYTAITESAKRFLPMLPAADALERATVATDMFTPRTITKFTGHAAGAIYGSPVKNRQGRTALENVYLCGTDQGFLGIVGAMLSGISMANYHILTKS, encoded by the coding sequence GAGGGTTGAATGGATTTTATAGTATCGCGGGGAGGAAGTTTGACGTGGGGTTGCACGCGTTGACGAACTTCGTGAAGCCCGGCGTGAAGGGGACGCCGCTGGGGAAATTGCTGCGGCAGCTGCGCATCGAGCGAGACGAGTTCGCGCTGTGCGAACAGAAGCGCTCGCGGGTGGCGTTTGGGCCACGCGGGGAAACGTCGCTGACGTTCACGAATGATTTTTCCGTGTTTGAGAGCGAAGTGGCGCGGGCGTTTCCGAAGCAGATCGATGGTTTCCGAACGCTCGTCGAAGCGGTGAGGGCGTACGATGACGTGGCACTGGATGCGAAGGCGGTGTCGGCGCGTGAGGTCGTGCGGAGTTATGTAAGCGATGCGCTGCTGGAGGACATGTTGTTTTGTCCGCTGATGTATTACGGCAGCGCGAACGAGCGGGACATGGAGTTCGGGCAGTTCGTGATCATGTTCAAGGCGCTCTTCCTCGAAGGTTTTGCGCGTCCGCTCGATGGCGTGCGCGTGATCTTGCGCGTGCTGGTGGACAAGTATCGCGAGGCGGGTGGCGAGCGGCGGATGAAGTGCGGGGTGAGGCAGATTTTATCGGATGCGAGCGGGCGGGCGACGGGGCTGGTGCTCGATGATGGGAGCGAGATCTCGGCGACGCATGTGATTAGTTCGGCGGGCGGGCCGGAGACGGCGTCGCTCATCGACAGTAACACGCGGTTTCAGATCGATCCGCCGTTGTCCGCGGGTGCGGCGGCTACGGTGCCGCATCAGCCTGCGGGGCGGCTGAGCTACACGGAGACGATCAGTGTGCTGAACTGCCAGCCGGCGACGCTGGGGTGGGGCGATGACACGATCGTGTTTTTCAACGATTCGGAGCGTTTCAGTTATGAGCGGCCGGAGGCGCAGGTGGATGTGCGCAGCGGCGTGATTTGTTTCCCGAATAATTTCGCGTACCCGGATGGGCAGATGTTGAGCGAAGGTTTTTTCCGCTGCACGTGTCTGGCGAATTATGACCGCTGGGCGCATCTGCCGGAGGAAGCGTATCGCGCGGACAAGGCGCGCTGGTACACGGCGATTACGGAGAGCGCGAAACGATTTTTGCCGATGCTGCCTGCGGCCGATGCGCTGGAGCGGGCCACGGTGGCGACAGATATGTTTACGCCGCGGACGATTACGAAGTTCACCGGACATGCAGCCGGAGCAATCTATGGATCGCCGGTGAAGAACCGGCAGGGGCGGACGGCGTTGGAGAACGTTTATCTGTGCGGGACCGATCAGGGATTTTTGGGGATCGTCGGGGCTATGCTCAGCGGCATCTCGATGGCGAATTATCATATCCTCACGAAGAGCTGA
- a CDS encoding phytoene desaturase family protein, which translates to MAYDWLKGVADEYDVIVIGSGLGGLTGANVLAKAGHRVLLLEHHYQFGGLATWFTRKGGHIFDISLHGFPSGMLKSCRKYWTKEIADSIVQLKDIRFVNPQMDVWTTFTREDYTRVLVEQFKLPREQVETFYDHLRAMNYYDNNPETTGQMLARFFPGREDVHRLLMEPISYANGSNFDDPAITFGIVFSNFMGGGVYTFRGGSDVLIEKMTDELRKNGVELRKKVLVEKVLVEERDGRKVACGIVAGNGRVIRAKAVLSNANIKNTIFRLAGEENFPAEFVAQAKAVRINTSSCQVYLGIRKGETIPHIGDLVFTSEAPKYSNDELTDLHTTSRTFSVYYPDTRPGSDRYTVVASLNGRYPDWQAMDEAEYEKQKARLIEESIVSLERYIPDVRAKIDWKEAATPRTIERYTTHMAGTSFGTKFEGLPVSMGISEKLPGLYHAGSVGIIMSGWLGTINYGVITANKIDQYVRAQKQKLHREHGGGTEATESSKNVSASL; encoded by the coding sequence ATGGCTTACGACTGGTTGAAAGGTGTCGCCGATGAGTACGATGTCATCGTGATCGGCAGTGGTCTCGGTGGTCTCACCGGCGCCAATGTCCTCGCGAAGGCGGGGCATCGCGTGCTCTTGCTCGAACATCACTATCAGTTCGGCGGGCTGGCGACGTGGTTCACGCGCAAGGGCGGTCATATCTTCGACATTTCGCTGCATGGATTTCCGAGTGGGATGCTGAAGTCGTGCCGCAAGTATTGGACGAAGGAGATCGCGGACTCGATCGTGCAGCTGAAGGACATCCGTTTCGTGAATCCGCAGATGGACGTGTGGACGACGTTCACGCGCGAAGATTACACGCGGGTGCTGGTCGAGCAGTTCAAGCTGCCGCGCGAGCAGGTGGAGACGTTCTACGATCACCTGCGGGCGATGAATTACTACGACAACAATCCCGAGACGACCGGCCAGATGCTCGCGCGGTTTTTCCCGGGACGGGAAGACGTTCACCGGTTGTTGATGGAGCCGATCTCTTACGCGAACGGCTCGAACTTCGACGACCCGGCGATCACGTTTGGCATCGTGTTCAGCAATTTTATGGGCGGGGGCGTGTACACGTTTCGCGGTGGCTCGGATGTGCTCATCGAGAAGATGACCGACGAGCTCAGGAAGAACGGCGTGGAGCTGCGCAAGAAGGTGCTCGTGGAAAAAGTTCTGGTCGAGGAACGTGACGGGCGAAAGGTCGCGTGTGGCATCGTGGCGGGCAACGGACGTGTGATCCGGGCGAAGGCAGTGCTCTCGAACGCGAATATCAAGAACACGATCTTCCGGCTGGCGGGTGAGGAAAATTTCCCGGCGGAGTTTGTGGCGCAGGCGAAAGCGGTGCGGATCAACACGAGCTCGTGCCAGGTGTATCTCGGCATTCGGAAGGGCGAGACGATCCCACACATCGGCGATCTGGTGTTCACCTCGGAAGCGCCAAAGTACAGCAACGACGAGCTGACGGATCTCCACACGACGAGCCGGACGTTTTCGGTTTATTATCCGGATACGCGGCCGGGCTCCGATCGCTACACGGTGGTGGCGTCGCTGAACGGGCGCTATCCGGACTGGCAGGCGATGGACGAGGCCGAGTACGAGAAGCAGAAGGCGCGGCTAATCGAGGAGTCGATCGTCTCGCTGGAGCGCTACATCCCGGACGTGCGTGCGAAGATAGATTGGAAGGAGGCGGCGACGCCGCGGACGATCGAGCGGTACACGACGCACATGGCGGGGACGTCGTTCGGCACGAAGTTCGAAGGACTGCCGGTGTCGATGGGGATTTCGGAGAAACTGCCGGGACTCTATCATGCGGGCAGCGTCGGCATCATCATGTCGGGCTGGCTGGGGACGATTAACTACGGGGTGATCACGGCCAACAAGATCGACCAGTATGTGCGGGCGCAGAAGCAGAAGTTACACAGAGAACACGGAGGTGGCACCGAGGCCACAGAGTCGTCCAAGAATGTTTCTGCTTCTCTGTGA
- a CDS encoding VOC family protein has product MKFEHFAINVPDARAQAAWWVHNLGLTVARKREDAPYTHFLADDTGRVIVELYSNPAAAYPAYATQHPLVFHVAFVAKDARAERQRLEKAGATFVIEETPDGSSLIMMRDPWGVALQFCQRGKPF; this is encoded by the coding sequence ATGAAATTCGAACACTTCGCCATCAACGTTCCCGACGCGCGCGCGCAAGCGGCGTGGTGGGTGCATAATCTGGGTCTCACGGTCGCTCGCAAGCGCGAGGACGCGCCTTACACGCACTTCCTCGCCGATGATACCGGCCGGGTGATCGTGGAGCTCTACTCGAATCCGGCTGCGGCGTATCCAGCGTATGCGACGCAGCACCCGCTGGTGTTTCACGTCGCGTTTGTGGCAAAGGATGCACGGGCGGAGCGCCAGCGGCTGGAGAAGGCGGGTGCGACGTTTGTCATCGAGGAGACGCCGGACGGATCGTCGCTGATCATGATGCGCGATCCGTGGGGCGTGGCGTTGCAGTTTTGCCAGCGCGGGAAGCCGTTTTGA
- a CDS encoding alpha/beta fold hydrolase: MSTDEIKIPEWLRALYPFAPKSFQTPHGARMSFLDEGPRGDEAVVMLHGNPTWSFFYRDLVKLVAPTMRCVVPDHIGMGLSEKPQDYSYRLATRIADVEALVASLGLKKVHLVVHDWGGAIGFGYATRHSEMIGRITILNTAAFVSDRIPGRIAICRAGGVGEFLVRAFNAFAWPATWMSMHARKLKEDEARGFLFPYDSWANRIAVHRFVADIPLEKDHPSRATLEEIEWRLPLLADKAKLVVWGAWDFCFNDAFLDRWREIYPDAEICRLRDAGHYVPEDGGEVARAKVRDFLLNLKPVSSHAP; this comes from the coding sequence ATGAGCACGGACGAAATAAAAATCCCCGAATGGCTGCGTGCGCTTTATCCGTTCGCGCCGAAATCGTTTCAGACGCCGCATGGCGCGCGGATGAGTTTTCTAGACGAAGGTCCGCGCGGCGATGAGGCGGTGGTGATGTTGCATGGAAATCCGACGTGGTCGTTTTTCTATCGCGATCTCGTGAAGCTAGTCGCGCCGACGATGCGCTGTGTGGTGCCGGATCACATCGGCATGGGGCTGTCGGAGAAACCGCAGGATTATTCTTACCGTCTGGCGACGCGGATCGCGGATGTGGAGGCGCTGGTGGCGTCGCTTGGACTGAAGAAAGTTCATTTGGTCGTTCACGATTGGGGGGGGGCGATCGGATTTGGTTATGCGACACGGCATTCGGAGATGATCGGACGCATCACGATTTTGAACACGGCGGCGTTTGTGTCGGATCGCATTCCGGGGCGCATCGCGATCTGCCGGGCGGGAGGCGTGGGGGAGTTTTTGGTGCGGGCGTTCAACGCTTTCGCGTGGCCGGCGACGTGGATGTCGATGCACGCGCGGAAACTGAAAGAGGATGAGGCGCGCGGATTTCTTTTCCCGTACGATTCGTGGGCGAACCGGATCGCGGTGCATCGTTTTGTGGCGGACATACCGCTGGAGAAAGATCATCCGAGCCGGGCGACGCTGGAGGAGATCGAGTGGCGTCTGCCGTTGCTTGCGGACAAGGCCAAGCTGGTCGTGTGGGGCGCGTGGGATTTTTGTTTTAACGACGCGTTCCTGGATCGCTGGCGGGAGATTTATCCAGATGCGGAGATCTGCCGTTTGCGCGACGCGGGGCATTACGTACCCGAAGACGGTGGCGAAGTGGCCCGCGCCAAAGTCCGCGATTTTCTTCTGAACCTGAAACCTGTCAGTTCTCACGCCCCATGA
- a CDS encoding DUF4339 domain-containing protein has product MDWFYAEKDERKGPVSENEIASLIASRKIDRDTLVWNQTMSDWKPAGLTPLFPSAAKSPPQLPLSPGQHLCIITGKHFPESQMLKTEHGWVSVEGKDTYYQSIREGAPIPLADGLCNARAHGKYIVIPVVGGKLPLRCIKTNQPVPENLAKRKTLYWCTPWVFLAILANILILAVLYFILRKKVVVDIPLSADGQREVTFKKTIAWLTFFAGIATIIWGGATINSTSHGPIVFIAGFIILLASLVYGGRAAHALRVAKWKGGDAWLTGACPAFLASLPKYP; this is encoded by the coding sequence ATGGACTGGTTTTACGCTGAAAAAGACGAACGCAAAGGCCCCGTATCCGAAAACGAGATAGCCAGCCTCATTGCCTCCCGAAAAATCGACCGCGATACCCTGGTCTGGAACCAGACGATGTCCGACTGGAAACCCGCTGGCCTCACGCCGCTGTTCCCAAGTGCAGCAAAGTCACCACCACAATTACCGCTCTCGCCCGGCCAGCATCTCTGCATCATCACCGGGAAACATTTCCCCGAATCCCAAATGCTCAAGACCGAGCACGGCTGGGTTTCCGTTGAGGGCAAAGACACCTACTACCAGTCCATCCGCGAGGGAGCCCCGATCCCGCTCGCCGATGGCCTCTGCAACGCGCGTGCGCACGGCAAGTACATCGTCATTCCCGTCGTCGGAGGAAAACTTCCGCTTCGCTGCATCAAAACCAACCAGCCGGTGCCCGAGAATCTCGCGAAAAGGAAAACACTCTACTGGTGTACGCCCTGGGTCTTCCTGGCGATTCTGGCCAATATCCTCATCCTCGCGGTCCTATATTTCATCCTCCGGAAAAAAGTGGTCGTCGACATTCCGTTGAGTGCCGATGGACAGCGAGAGGTCACGTTCAAAAAGACCATCGCATGGCTCACCTTCTTCGCCGGAATCGCCACGATCATCTGGGGCGGGGCGACGATCAACTCTACCTCACACGGCCCGATAGTTTTCATCGCTGGCTTCATCATCCTCCTCGCCTCGCTTGTTTATGGCGGACGCGCCGCCCATGCCCTGCGCGTCGCGAAATGGAAGGGCGGCGACGCCTGGTTGACCGGCGCATGCCCCGCCTTTCTCGCATCACTCCCCAAATATCCGTGA
- a CDS encoding 3-oxoacyl-ACP synthase III, whose translation MRFQNVCLESLAVALPDEVMTSAAIEERLRPMYERLKLPFGRLELMTGIRERRHWSLGTRPSDASAAAGKAVLAKSSLRAEQIQMFMHGAVCRDMLEPATASFAHRKIGLPATAQIFDVSNACLGFLNSMVILAGMIESGQILAGMVVSGENGRPLIEQTLNHLASAPLNRNEIKPFFANLTIGSGAVGAILCHRSLVKGRAHRLLGGAGRAATQHSELCQGDSHGAEALAMQTDSEQLLIAGVQLARETWSDFTAQTGFTAEDTHRFICHQVGSVHRRKLYETLGLDLAKDFSTFETLGNMGSVSLPATLALALDAGAVKDGERVGLLGIGSGLNCLMLALEW comes from the coding sequence ATGCGCTTTCAGAACGTTTGTCTCGAGTCGCTCGCGGTCGCCCTGCCGGACGAGGTGATGACGTCGGCGGCCATTGAGGAGCGGCTGCGGCCGATGTACGAGCGGCTGAAGCTGCCGTTTGGGCGGCTGGAGTTGATGACGGGGATTCGTGAGCGGCGTCATTGGTCGCTGGGTACGCGTCCGTCGGACGCGAGCGCGGCGGCGGGAAAAGCGGTGCTGGCGAAGTCGTCGCTGAGGGCGGAGCAGATCCAGATGTTCATGCATGGCGCGGTTTGCCGGGATATGCTGGAGCCGGCGACGGCGTCGTTTGCGCATCGCAAGATCGGATTGCCGGCGACGGCGCAGATTTTCGACGTGTCGAATGCGTGCCTGGGATTTCTGAACTCGATGGTGATCCTCGCGGGCATGATCGAGTCGGGGCAGATTCTAGCAGGCATGGTTGTCTCGGGTGAAAACGGAAGGCCGCTGATCGAGCAGACGCTCAATCATCTGGCGTCGGCGCCGTTGAACCGAAACGAGATCAAACCGTTCTTCGCGAATCTCACCATCGGCTCTGGCGCGGTGGGCGCGATTTTGTGTCATCGGTCGTTGGTCAAGGGCCGCGCGCATCGGTTGCTCGGCGGAGCGGGGCGGGCGGCGACGCAGCATAGCGAACTTTGCCAGGGTGACAGCCACGGTGCGGAGGCGCTGGCGATGCAGACGGACTCTGAGCAACTGCTCATCGCGGGCGTGCAGCTGGCGCGGGAGACGTGGAGCGATTTCACGGCGCAGACGGGATTCACGGCGGAGGACACGCACCGGTTTATCTGCCACCAAGTCGGTTCGGTGCATCGGCGGAAACTTTACGAGACGCTTGGGCTGGATCTGGCGAAGGATTTTTCGACGTTCGAAACGCTCGGCAACATGGGCTCGGTGTCGTTGCCGGCGACGCTGGCGCTCGCGCTCGATGCGGGCGCGGTGAAGGACGGCGAGCGTGTGGGGCTGCTGGGAATCGGCAGCGGGCTAAACTGTCTGATGCTCGCATTGGAGTGGTGA
- the cysD gene encoding sulfate adenylyltransferase subunit CysD: protein MSSYNLTHLAQLEHEAIFIMREVAAQFERPALLFSGGKDSIVMVRLAQKAFAPSKIPFPLVHIDTGHNFTEAIEFRDWLAKDLGARLIVRYVEDSIKAGRATEEKGLNPSRNGLQTVTLLDAIEELKFDACLGGARRDEEKARAKERFFSHRDEFGQWDPKNQRPELWNLFNGRKNHGEHFRVFPLSNWTEMDIWQYITREKIPLPNLYFSHKREVVNRGGTLLANTPFITLLPGEKFEERIVRFRTVGDATCTGAVESTASTLGDIVQEVASARQTERGTRADDKRSETAMEDRKKAGYF from the coding sequence ATGAGTTCGTACAACCTGACCCATCTCGCGCAACTGGAGCACGAGGCCATTTTCATCATGCGCGAAGTCGCCGCGCAATTCGAGCGGCCGGCGCTTCTGTTCTCCGGCGGCAAGGACTCCATCGTGATGGTGCGCCTGGCGCAGAAGGCGTTCGCGCCGTCGAAGATCCCGTTCCCGCTCGTGCACATCGACACCGGGCACAATTTCACGGAGGCCATCGAGTTTCGCGACTGGCTCGCGAAGGATCTCGGTGCGCGTCTCATCGTCCGCTACGTGGAAGACTCGATCAAGGCGGGGCGCGCGACTGAAGAGAAGGGGCTGAATCCTTCGCGCAACGGTCTCCAGACGGTGACGCTGCTCGACGCGATCGAGGAGCTGAAGTTTGACGCGTGCCTCGGTGGTGCGCGTCGTGACGAGGAGAAGGCCCGCGCGAAGGAGCGTTTCTTTTCGCACCGCGACGAGTTCGGCCAGTGGGACCCGAAGAACCAGCGGCCGGAGCTTTGGAATCTGTTCAACGGGCGCAAGAATCACGGCGAGCATTTCCGCGTGTTCCCGCTCTCCAACTGGACCGAGATGGACATCTGGCAGTACATCACGCGCGAAAAAATCCCGCTGCCGAATCTCTACTTCTCGCACAAACGCGAAGTCGTGAACCGCGGCGGCACGTTGCTGGCGAACACGCCGTTCATCACGTTGCTGCCGGGCGAAAAGTTTGAAGAGCGGATCGTGCGTTTTCGTACGGTGGGCGACGCGACTTGCACTGGCGCGGTCGAGTCCACGGCCTCCACGCTCGGCGACATCGTCCAAGAAGTCGCTTCGGCACGGCAGACCGAGCGCGGCACTCGCGCCGACGACAAGCGCTCAGAGACCGCGATGGAAGACCGCAAGAAAGCCGGCTATTTCTAA
- a CDS encoding acylphosphatase has protein sequence MADVHHETVFFTGRVQGVGFRYSALQVAKEFEITGFVKNLADGRVHLEAQGAAEEVDAFVKAVEEKMHGYIRKAERSARKGPGQFQGFQIQ, from the coding sequence ATGGCCGATGTTCATCACGAGACGGTGTTTTTCACGGGGCGCGTGCAGGGCGTGGGCTTTCGTTACAGTGCGCTGCAAGTCGCCAAGGAGTTCGAGATCACGGGCTTCGTGAAGAATCTGGCAGACGGCCGCGTGCATCTTGAGGCGCAGGGGGCGGCGGAAGAAGTGGATGCGTTTGTGAAGGCGGTGGAGGAGAAGATGCATGGGTACATCCGGAAAGCAGAGCGGTCGGCGCGAAAGGGCCCGGGGCAATTTCAGGGGTTTCAAATTCAGTGA